Proteins from a genomic interval of Desulfoplanes formicivorans:
- a CDS encoding DUF502 domain-containing protein, translated as MTTTQPKRKRSFLKGIQAFFKANLIAGLLFLTPLVATFFFLRMLIQWMDRILLVIPQGYRPEDVLPFPIPGLGLIIIVLLLLITGMLVRNYLGRRLVAMWNYIIAHIPLVNKFYVSVQQLVETVANGGTKDFKRVVLVEFPRTGVYSLAYVTGVAVGELQEKTHKKVINLYVPTTPNPTSGYYLIVDENEVIELDMSVEDSFKLLISGGIINPDNGKNHSKNLKGRRARN; from the coding sequence ATGACCACAACACAACCAAAACGCAAGCGCTCCTTTTTGAAGGGCATTCAGGCCTTTTTCAAGGCCAATCTCATCGCGGGGCTGCTCTTTTTGACCCCCCTGGTGGCCACGTTCTTCTTCCTGCGCATGCTTATCCAGTGGATGGACAGGATTTTGCTTGTCATCCCCCAAGGGTATCGGCCCGAAGATGTGCTTCCCTTTCCGATTCCCGGCCTCGGACTGATCATCATCGTCCTGTTGCTCCTGATTACCGGCATGCTTGTGCGCAATTATCTGGGTCGCCGTCTGGTGGCCATGTGGAATTATATCATTGCCCATATCCCTCTTGTGAACAAGTTCTACGTTTCGGTGCAGCAACTGGTGGAAACGGTCGCCAACGGGGGGACCAAGGATTTCAAACGGGTCGTTCTGGTGGAGTTCCCCCGGACCGGCGTGTATTCCCTGGCCTATGTCACCGGAGTTGCCGTGGGCGAACTGCAGGAAAAGACGCATAAGAAGGTTATCAACCTGTACGTCCCGACAACGCCCAATCCCACCTCGGGCTACTATCTCATTGTTGACGAAAACGAGGTCATCGAGCTGGACATGAGTGTTGAGGATTCGTTCAAACTTCTTATCTCCGGAGGGATTATCAATCCGGATAATGGCAAGAACCATTCAAAAAATC
- a CDS encoding FMN-dependent NADH-azoreductase, translating into MTKIMYIKASPRGNRSHATHVADFFVEECLRINPETEVLVRDLFTMDLPLLDGAMLEAKYNIMHGREHTSEQRDRWRAVERVIEDFKSANRYVFAVPMWNFSIPYHLKHFLDVISQPTYTFNAGPQGYEGLLKDKKAFVAYARGGEYPAGTPHEAFNFQAPYLEFMLGFMGITDVVTVAVEPTLGDMALRDAARDKALQTARKVAADF; encoded by the coding sequence ATGACCAAAATCATGTATATCAAGGCATCACCTCGAGGGAACCGTTCTCACGCCACCCATGTGGCCGATTTTTTTGTGGAGGAATGTCTTCGGATCAACCCGGAAACCGAGGTGCTGGTCCGGGACCTCTTTACCATGGATCTGCCTCTGCTGGACGGGGCCATGCTTGAGGCCAAGTACAATATCATGCACGGTCGAGAACACACCTCCGAGCAGCGTGATCGCTGGAGGGCCGTGGAACGGGTGATCGAAGATTTCAAGAGCGCCAACCGGTATGTTTTTGCTGTTCCCATGTGGAATTTTTCCATCCCCTATCATTTGAAGCATTTTCTTGATGTGATTTCTCAACCGACCTATACCTTCAATGCCGGACCCCAGGGGTACGAAGGCCTTCTCAAGGACAAGAAGGCATTTGTGGCCTATGCCCGTGGCGGAGAGTATCCCGCTGGCACCCCGCACGAGGCCTTTAATTTCCAGGCCCCGTATCTCGAATTCATGCTCGGATTTATGGGCATTACCGATGTGGTTACCGTTGCCGTGGAACCGACCCTTGGGGATATGGCTCTTCGGGATGCGGCCCGGGACAAAGCCCTGCAAACAGCCCGCAAGGTTGCCGCGGATTTTTGA
- a CDS encoding enoyl-CoA hydratase/isomerase family protein — translation MPVTDYTRDSEYFSASQQGDVVTFRFKQNRLMHASLFEAKNAVLGYLEEVSRADAVKVVIIMGNAGHDDCDQYRSVCSMIRSGELPETAILRMFRAVDQLMLTLVGSSTMFVGVSAGETVPLLLSVNLACDYRIAGQSLRVRHLYQDEGLLPKGGLPFFFGRRVGRSKALEWLVLKDRISARDCLDLGLVDRVVPDELLESTAQDIVRTLSRYPKPLLARFKRLLNRSLEGLPEYLEEENRELCFVLENANCLGGA, via the coding sequence ATGCCCGTGACCGATTACACCCGCGATTCTGAGTATTTTTCAGCATCTCAGCAAGGGGATGTTGTTACCTTTCGTTTCAAGCAAAACCGTTTGATGCATGCCTCCCTGTTCGAGGCCAAGAATGCAGTCCTTGGGTATCTCGAGGAGGTGTCCCGGGCCGACGCGGTCAAGGTTGTCATCATCATGGGCAATGCTGGTCATGATGATTGCGATCAATACCGTTCGGTCTGTTCCATGATCCGTTCCGGTGAACTGCCGGAAACAGCGATTCTGCGCATGTTCAGGGCGGTTGATCAGCTCATGCTCACTCTGGTGGGTTCTTCGACCATGTTCGTGGGGGTGAGCGCCGGGGAAACCGTTCCCCTGCTTTTGAGCGTCAATCTTGCCTGCGATTACCGGATAGCCGGCCAGTCCCTGAGGGTTCGCCATCTCTATCAGGATGAGGGCCTGCTTCCCAAGGGCGGCCTCCCCTTTTTCTTTGGCCGTCGCGTGGGCAGGAGCAAGGCGCTGGAATGGCTGGTTCTCAAGGATCGCATCAGCGCCCGGGATTGTCTGGACCTGGGTCTGGTGGACCGGGTTGTACCTGATGAGCTTCTTGAATCAACGGCGCAGGATATTGTCCGAACCTTGTCCAGGTACCCCAAGCCCCTTTTGGCCCGGTTCAAGCGATTGCTCAATCGCTCCCTTGAAGGGCTGCCCGAGTATCTGGAAGAGGAAAACAGGGAATTGTGCTTTGTTTTGGAAAATGCAAACTGCTTGGGGGGGGCATGA
- a CDS encoding methyl-accepting chemotaxis protein, with translation MRLNFYQKIITGIVSAMIVLVIGICTLNYLQSKETLYTLGKGSLNTVSRTLSNFLAMQNQALQKHFNGPLATMLSDIESEGGIFVNKEQLMEVTVRNQSTLESETMSIPTLYVGLSKGYESTQLVDKIDAVSSTAASVFQVVPGKLIRVSTTIKNDQGKRIVGTYIPSTSPVYQTVMQGNDYRGMTDISGEKYLALYHPVLDQDGKVVAVLFVGTKVLTPEFERFFASINVAGKGHAFLMDEQGQLLLHSDREKVRRSLPAAIWDDIRGHEERDLQYKVDGVLWSAHARQFEPWGWYVGVALDEGSMLAGMDAKALVTGIIVVIASTILFTIIIMVMLRFLMRPLLSLAETAKKIAAGDLDARTEYDRKDAIGDTTQAVNVMAVEIKKKLGFAAGVLEGITLPAAVIDHRNQFTFINQAMIDILGTDLTREDCLGKSSGEVVNHGRGGETLAERSLKSREQINEEIVYTTPHGVQKNVSISATPVFDLDGNLLGVLSLWVDLTEIRAQQKQIEEQNRNIAEVARKTEGVAEQVSTAAEELAAQVEESSRGADQQLSQAEETQVAIEQLSTTAIDVARNASIAANLAEETKANAQEGAVVVTEMVELIETVARVSGEMQQDMEELGKQAQGIGDILGVITDIADQTNLLALNAAIEAARAGDAGRGFAVVADEVRKLAEKTMVATKEVSSTIGSIQKSAQASIEATRRSGKLIEQTTGLADRSGKSLESMVDKIQENADQVMRIAAAAEEQSAANEEIREAMHSIRRISEETANAMTESARAITELAQLSLELKAGMQGMVAGERSRSDEELAVTEE, from the coding sequence ATGCGTTTGAATTTTTATCAGAAGATCATCACGGGAATCGTGTCGGCAATGATAGTTTTGGTCATTGGAATATGCACCCTCAACTATCTGCAGTCCAAAGAGACCCTGTATACCTTGGGTAAGGGATCGTTGAACACGGTATCTAGAACGCTCTCCAATTTTTTGGCCATGCAAAATCAGGCTTTGCAAAAGCATTTCAATGGCCCCTTGGCCACCATGCTCAGTGATATCGAGAGTGAGGGGGGGATTTTCGTCAACAAGGAACAGCTCATGGAGGTGACGGTTCGGAATCAGAGCACCCTTGAATCCGAAACCATGTCCATCCCCACATTGTATGTTGGCCTGAGCAAGGGGTATGAGTCCACCCAACTGGTGGACAAGATTGATGCTGTTTCCTCCACGGCAGCAAGTGTTTTTCAGGTTGTTCCCGGAAAGCTTATTCGGGTGAGTACGACCATTAAAAACGATCAGGGCAAGCGGATTGTTGGCACATATATCCCTTCTACAAGTCCGGTTTATCAAACGGTGATGCAAGGCAACGATTATCGGGGCATGACCGATATTTCCGGGGAAAAGTATCTCGCCCTGTATCATCCGGTGCTTGATCAGGACGGGAAGGTGGTGGCTGTTCTTTTTGTGGGCACCAAAGTGCTGACTCCGGAATTCGAGCGCTTTTTTGCTTCCATCAATGTGGCCGGCAAGGGGCATGCCTTTTTGATGGATGAGCAGGGCCAACTGCTTCTCCATTCGGACAGGGAGAAGGTGAGGCGTTCGTTGCCTGCGGCCATCTGGGATGACATCCGGGGACACGAGGAAAGGGATCTGCAATACAAGGTAGACGGGGTGTTGTGGTCCGCGCATGCGCGCCAGTTTGAACCCTGGGGCTGGTATGTGGGTGTTGCCCTGGACGAGGGAAGCATGCTTGCCGGAATGGATGCCAAGGCTCTGGTGACCGGGATTATTGTAGTCATCGCTTCGACGATCCTGTTTACCATCATTATCATGGTCATGCTTCGCTTCTTGATGCGTCCCCTGCTGTCCCTGGCTGAAACGGCCAAGAAAATTGCTGCAGGAGATCTTGACGCCCGAACCGAGTACGATCGCAAGGACGCCATTGGCGATACCACCCAGGCGGTGAACGTCATGGCCGTGGAGATCAAGAAGAAGCTGGGCTTTGCAGCCGGAGTTCTCGAAGGGATCACCTTGCCGGCCGCTGTCATTGATCATCGCAACCAGTTTACCTTTATCAATCAGGCCATGATCGACATTCTGGGTACGGATCTGACCAGAGAGGATTGTCTGGGTAAATCTTCCGGCGAGGTGGTCAACCATGGTAGGGGCGGGGAAACCCTTGCCGAACGCAGCCTCAAGTCAAGGGAACAGATCAACGAGGAAATCGTGTACACCACCCCGCATGGAGTACAAAAAAACGTTTCCATCTCGGCAACCCCGGTATTTGATCTGGATGGTAATCTGCTGGGAGTGCTTTCGTTGTGGGTGGATCTTACGGAAATTCGTGCCCAGCAGAAGCAGATTGAAGAGCAGAATAGGAATATTGCCGAGGTGGCCAGAAAAACGGAAGGCGTGGCCGAACAGGTTTCCACAGCGGCCGAAGAATTGGCCGCCCAGGTTGAGGAGTCCAGCCGGGGTGCTGATCAGCAGCTTTCCCAGGCCGAAGAGACCCAGGTGGCCATTGAGCAGTTGAGCACCACAGCCATTGACGTGGCCCGCAATGCGTCCATTGCGGCCAATCTGGCTGAGGAAACAAAAGCCAACGCCCAGGAAGGGGCTGTGGTTGTCACCGAAATGGTGGAGCTCATAGAGACCGTTGCCCGGGTTTCCGGGGAAATGCAGCAGGACATGGAGGAATTGGGCAAGCAGGCGCAGGGAATCGGCGATATTTTGGGTGTGATCACGGATATTGCCGACCAGACCAATCTGCTTGCGCTTAATGCGGCCATTGAGGCTGCTCGTGCAGGCGATGCCGGACGGGGATTTGCCGTGGTGGCCGACGAGGTCCGCAAGTTGGCGGAAAAAACTATGGTTGCCACCAAGGAAGTCAGTTCGACCATTGGGTCCATTCAGAAAAGTGCCCAGGCCTCCATTGAAGCGACCAGAAGATCCGGGAAGCTGATTGAACAGACAACGGGATTAGCCGACCGTTCGGGTAAATCTCTGGAGTCAATGGTCGACAAAATTCAGGAAAACGCTGATCAGGTCATGCGTATTGCCGCGGCTGCCGAGGAACAATCTGCCGCCAATGAGGAAATCCGCGAAGCCATGCACTCCATCCGACGCATTTCCGAGGAAACAGCCAATGCCATGACTGAATCGGCCCGTGCCATCACCGAATTGGCCCAGCTGTCCCTGGAACTCAAGGCAGGTATGCAGGGTATGGTGGCGGGAGAGCGTTCCCGATCGGATGAAGAGTTGGCGGTCACCGAGGAGTAG
- the ahcY gene encoding adenosylhomocysteinase, with amino-acid sequence MVQPYEGTLQYKVADIALAEWGRKEMDLSQKEMPGLMALREKYGKDKPLAGFRVTGSLHMTIQTAMLIETLHALGADIRWASCNIFSTQDHAAAAVAKEGLAKVFAWKGESLEEYWWCTEQALTWPDGSGPHLIVDDGGDATLLVHQGVKVEKNPSLVEKTYEVREFQIIMDRLAHSLKVDPGKWTRIAKEIRGVSEETTTGVHRLYHMEKNGELLFPAYNVNDSVTKSKFDNLYGCRESLADGIKRATDVMVAGKITVVCGYGDVGKGCAQAMRGLGSRVLITEIDPICALQAAMEGFEVVTMNEAAPLGDIFVTATGNYHVIRGEHMEMMKDEAIVCNIGHFDSEIEMSYLENSDVCTKEEIKPQVDKWTLKSGRSIIVLAEGRLVNLGCATGHPSFVMSNSFTNQVLAQLDLAAHRYEPKVMVLPKILDEEVARLHLDRLGVKLDKLTKEQAEYIGVPVEGPYKPDYYRY; translated from the coding sequence ATGGTACAACCATATGAAGGCACGCTGCAGTACAAGGTGGCGGATATTGCCCTGGCCGAATGGGGACGCAAGGAAATGGATCTGTCACAAAAGGAAATGCCCGGGCTCATGGCCCTTCGGGAAAAATACGGCAAGGACAAGCCCCTGGCCGGATTTCGGGTGACAGGTAGTCTGCACATGACCATTCAGACGGCCATGCTCATCGAAACCTTGCATGCCCTGGGCGCGGATATCCGGTGGGCTTCCTGCAATATTTTTTCAACCCAGGACCATGCAGCCGCTGCCGTGGCCAAGGAAGGGCTGGCCAAGGTTTTTGCCTGGAAGGGCGAGTCCCTTGAAGAGTATTGGTGGTGTACGGAACAGGCCCTTACCTGGCCCGATGGATCAGGTCCCCATCTGATCGTTGATGACGGCGGCGATGCCACCCTGCTTGTGCATCAGGGCGTCAAGGTGGAAAAGAATCCTTCCCTTGTGGAAAAGACCTACGAGGTCAGGGAGTTCCAGATCATCATGGATCGTCTTGCCCACAGCCTGAAGGTCGATCCCGGCAAGTGGACCCGCATTGCCAAGGAAATCCGCGGGGTTTCCGAAGAGACGACCACGGGTGTACATCGTCTGTATCACATGGAAAAGAATGGGGAGCTTTTGTTTCCGGCCTATAATGTCAACGATTCCGTTACCAAGTCCAAATTCGATAATTTGTACGGGTGCAGGGAGTCCCTGGCCGATGGGATCAAACGGGCCACGGATGTCATGGTTGCCGGCAAGATTACCGTGGTCTGCGGATACGGTGATGTGGGCAAGGGGTGTGCCCAGGCCATGCGCGGACTCGGTTCCCGGGTGCTGATCACTGAAATCGATCCCATCTGCGCCCTGCAGGCAGCCATGGAAGGGTTCGAGGTGGTAACCATGAACGAGGCCGCGCCTTTGGGAGACATCTTTGTCACGGCCACGGGCAATTATCATGTCATCCGGGGCGAGCACATGGAAATGATGAAAGATGAGGCCATTGTCTGTAATATCGGTCACTTTGATAGCGAGATTGAAATGAGCTATCTGGAAAACAGTGATGTGTGCACCAAAGAGGAAATCAAGCCCCAGGTGGACAAGTGGACCCTCAAATCCGGTCGGTCCATTATTGTCCTGGCCGAGGGCCGGCTGGTCAATCTCGGATGCGCCACGGGTCATCCCAGCTTTGTCATGAGCAACAGCTTCACCAACCAGGTTCTGGCCCAGCTTGATCTGGCAGCCCATCGCTACGAGCCCAAGGTCATGGTTCTGCCCAAAATTCTGGACGAGGAAGTGGCCCGGCTTCATCTAGACCGGCTCGGAGTCAAACTGGACAAGCTGACCAAGGAACAGGCCGAATATATTGGTGTGCCCGTGGAAGGACCGTACAAACCGGACTATTATCGCTATTAA
- a CDS encoding two-component system sensor histidine kinase NtrB encodes MRHTSDHLEEGVDVGEQTLPTACSSVSRAGHGDLLRFSKILDLSHDLLILAECSNGRIVDGNRTACTRLGYEYDQLTRLHLDRILSSRVMERVRGMLTLQGAEFAEITGELITSFGEGIPGEIVLQRMLREDACYLAVVIRDSGRLMRVQEDKLRLEQQLLEARRMETIITFAGGLAHDFNNLLQIVSGNIQILGLKNRDANLKRHIQAIEQATLTASQLVQRLRTISRKGERSKHLVHLNDVIREVLRLRKQHIPEKVVVDLQLDSSLPGILADGVHMEQLFFNLLQNALDALDGQGRIHVATCLQELSSEDAHAYGDLKPGPYVRFSFADTGQGMVEEVRTRIFEPFFTTKKAGEGTGLGLSTVYAIVRDHEGHVTCRSVPGQGTTFRFLFPAVPEAAVPQEHRGMDSQA; translated from the coding sequence ATGAGGCATACGTCAGACCATTTGGAAGAAGGCGTGGATGTTGGCGAACAGACCCTGCCAACGGCCTGTTCGTCGGTGTCCCGGGCGGGTCATGGTGATCTTCTGCGGTTCAGCAAGATCCTTGATCTCAGCCATGATCTTCTGATTCTGGCCGAGTGCAGCAATGGACGGATTGTGGATGGCAACCGAACGGCCTGCACCCGTCTGGGCTATGAGTATGACCAGCTCACGCGGTTGCACCTTGATCGCATCCTTTCTTCCCGGGTCATGGAACGGGTGCGGGGAATGCTGACACTCCAGGGTGCAGAGTTCGCCGAGATCACGGGGGAATTGATCACCTCTTTTGGAGAAGGCATTCCCGGGGAGATTGTTCTGCAACGGATGTTACGGGAAGATGCCTGTTACCTGGCTGTCGTGATCAGGGATAGTGGTCGGCTGATGCGGGTCCAGGAAGACAAGCTGCGTCTTGAGCAGCAGCTTTTGGAGGCCCGGCGCATGGAAACCATCATAACCTTTGCCGGAGGACTTGCTCACGATTTCAACAATCTGCTTCAGATTGTCTCGGGAAATATTCAGATCCTCGGCCTGAAGAACAGGGATGCGAATCTCAAACGGCATATTCAGGCCATTGAGCAGGCCACCCTCACGGCGAGCCAGCTGGTACAGCGACTGCGGACCATCAGTCGGAAGGGTGAGCGCAGCAAACACCTGGTTCATCTCAATGATGTCATCCGGGAGGTCTTACGTCTGCGCAAACAGCATATTCCGGAAAAGGTCGTCGTGGACCTCCAGCTGGATTCTTCGTTGCCCGGGATTCTGGCAGATGGTGTGCACATGGAGCAGCTTTTCTTCAATCTGCTGCAAAATGCCCTTGATGCCCTGGATGGTCAGGGACGCATACACGTGGCCACGTGTTTGCAAGAGCTGTCTTCTGAGGATGCGCACGCGTATGGTGATTTGAAACCCGGGCCGTACGTCCGGTTCTCCTTTGCCGACACCGGCCAGGGCATGGTCGAAGAGGTGCGAACCAGAATTTTCGAGCCCTTTTTCACGACCAAAAAGGCGGGTGAGGGTACAGGTCTGGGGCTTTCCACGGTATACGCCATTGTCCGGGATCACGAAGGACATGTTACCTGCCGTTCGGTACCCGGACAGGGGACAACGTTCAGGTTTCTTTTTCCGGCTGTCCCGGAGGCAGCCGTCCCGCAAGAGCATAGGGGCATGGATAGTCAGGCATGA
- a CDS encoding ArsR/SmtB family transcription factor, which produces MDILACCKAFADMTRARLVNVLHHYELNVGELVSVMGMGQSRISRHLKILTACGLLVSRRDGLCMFYRTASEGPAGTFLQCVLPLMEQEQEEVLGGDLVQAAEVVRDRINRTRHFFDSIAVSWDRLSNEVFGEMDIVHEVLSRIPRCTTIADLGCGSGSLLTGLGQKADTVIGVDCSSKMLELAEQRVFSHGGVSLRIGELEHLPLRDGETDFVVMSMVLHHIIHPEAAIGEAARILEKGGGLLLVDFKRHANESMRTEYGDRWLGFADEDVHAWLDRAGFVVSALDAFPVNKGLVINMFQAKKV; this is translated from the coding sequence ATGGACATTCTTGCCTGCTGTAAAGCTTTTGCCGACATGACCAGGGCCCGGCTGGTCAACGTGCTCCACCACTATGAACTCAATGTGGGGGAGCTTGTTTCCGTTATGGGCATGGGCCAGTCCCGCATTTCTCGGCATTTGAAGATCCTGACCGCCTGCGGATTGCTTGTTTCCCGGCGGGACGGGTTGTGCATGTTTTACCGGACGGCTTCTGAAGGTCCGGCCGGCACGTTTTTGCAGTGTGTGCTGCCCCTCATGGAGCAGGAGCAGGAAGAGGTGTTGGGCGGCGATCTGGTTCAGGCTGCCGAGGTGGTCCGGGACCGGATCAACAGGACCCGCCATTTTTTCGACTCCATTGCTGTTTCCTGGGATCGGCTGAGTAACGAGGTGTTCGGGGAAATGGATATTGTCCATGAGGTCCTGAGCCGGATTCCCCGGTGCACGACCATTGCCGATCTCGGGTGCGGTTCCGGGAGCCTGCTGACAGGTCTGGGACAAAAAGCCGATACGGTCATCGGGGTGGATTGTTCGTCCAAGATGCTCGAACTGGCCGAGCAGCGGGTGTTTTCCCACGGCGGGGTCAGCCTGCGCATAGGCGAGCTGGAGCACCTGCCTCTTCGGGACGGGGAAACGGATTTTGTGGTCATGTCCATGGTCTTGCATCATATCATCCATCCCGAGGCCGCTATTGGTGAAGCTGCCCGGATTCTGGAAAAAGGGGGCGGCCTGTTGCTTGTGGACTTCAAACGGCACGCCAACGAATCCATGCGCACCGAGTACGGTGACCGCTGGCTCGGGTTTGCCGACGAAGACGTGCACGCCTGGCTGGATCGCGCGGGGTTTGTGGTCTCTGCCCTGGATGCCTTTCCCGTGAACAAGGGGCTGGTGATCAACATGTTCCAGGCCAAAAAGGTGTAG